From a single Hypomesus transpacificus isolate Combined female chromosome 14, fHypTra1, whole genome shotgun sequence genomic region:
- the LOC124477310 gene encoding membrane-associated guanylate kinase, WW and PDZ domain-containing protein 2-like isoform X3: MSKSLKKKNHWTNKVHEAVICRSKDGELGFELKGGAENGQFPYFGEVKQGKAAVQSGKLAQDELLLEVNDMPVAGLTIRDVLAVIKHCKDPVRFKCVKQGGVVDKDLRHYLNLRFSKGSLDHDHQQIIRDNLYLRTVPCTTRQPKEGEVRGVDYNFVSVERFMELEQSGALLESGTYEDNFYGTPKPPAEPSPAAPPLNVSEALLPGARPSAQGKRKRNQSVSNMEQRASLEPPPEEEEEEEGGGGGRGGPVVNGNGMAITPESSEHEDKSTDASDEVPVEAPPLPPSSCDPPTEGDEPPKSPPKLPEGGDEEELGALPDNWEMAYTEKGEVYFIDHNTKTTSWLDPRLAKRAKPPEECKEDELPYGWEKIDDPIYGSYYVDHINRRTQFENPVLEAKRRMEQQQMQSQGLSALPLPSIYRERPPFTRDPTQLKGNFLSTALQKSNMGFGFTIIGGDEPDEFLQVKSVIPEGPAAQDGKMDTGDVIVYINDICVLGTTHADVVKLFQSVPIGQSVTLVLCRGYPLPFDPEDPNAAAAAASMTPIGLEHRPLVVNGRGGYNPYLEYLSLSSQLPPQALAMPPPHPGDTHLDGSSLPPTTPGTGPALTPHEDNVSMASSGATGMAGGVTGPGAELLTVTMVKGAEGFGFTIADSPTGQRVKQVLEPGSQGAMGLIEGDLIVEVNRQTVAGAGHGRVVELLKDCPVGGEATLLVQRAGNASPWKSNQLSESWDLQGSPSQTGLSAPPLLPPGTPSQPQHRSSVPDSTEGFDLNKPDPYDLYEKSRALYESRRPEYQDVEVHLLREKTGFGFRILGGDEAVQAVSPDARDKIVIGAIIENTPAERDGRLRPGDELISVDKMVVAGKPHRYVIDLMHAAARNGQVSLTVRRRLLTPGEVCPVNGRSPGSVSTQHSSPRSDPASGGPITPGNAAPTGPAPPEGSALQTSDVVIYRKETEGFGFVIISSLNRPENTAVINVPHKIGRIIEGSPADRCGKLKVGDRILAVNGQSIISMPHADIVKLIKDAGLTVTLHIIPEEDPHSGPGSEKQSPLTQKHSPQTQPSPVAQPSPAVPPPASATGQPGPPAPQPGPPAPQPGPPAPQPGSPAPQPGPAPTPPGQQQSPVSQPTGPPPPQIYLHDGRSEVKARQDVKPDIRQPPFTDYRQPPVDYRHPPVTDYRQPPTLDYRHPPPLLDYRPHPATAQFPIGQFPPDFRPQLSVVPLQDYDYFTVELEKSAKGFGFSIRGGREYKMDLLVLRLAEDGPAIRNGRMRVGDQIIEINGDSTRDMTHARAIELIKAGGRRVRLLLKRGTGQVPEYDSASIRDALPPAHPALSEVTLDPQTPPPFPASSNPASASDPPHQLSLEAPLRMVGLAPQQTDLWSTRGGPGGRSTQPRCTVQGQETYPVPRDVEGGHWQMQPRPLKAAWGRSMERRDGENSSPGGEKEQAQAAWPWDPYLNVSLNGADPGHLKDRPEPRGLQPRVEEGALGHSGLYCHSLGLEGPVDGSAGALGPWGSPGQDRPAGTLRSWTSTVSR; the protein is encoded by the exons gTACGACCAGACAGCCTAAGGAGGGGGAAGTTCGAGGGGTGGACTACAACTTTGTGAGTGTGGAGCGCTTTATGGAACTGGAGCAGAGTGGAGCACTTTTAGAGAGTGGAACATATGAAG ATAACTTCTACGGCACGCCCAAGCCCCCAGCAGAGCCCTCCCCAGCAGCCCCGCCCCTGAATGTGAGCGAGGCACTGCTGCCCGGAGCACGGCCCAGTGCCCAgggcaagaggaagaggaaccaGTCAGTCAGCAACATGGAGCAGAGGGCCAGTCTGGAACCTccacctgaggaggaggaggaggaggaggggggagggggcgggcgcGGAGGCCCTGTTGTCAACGGCAATGGCATGGCCATCACGCCTG AGTCGAGTGAACATGAGGACAAGAGCACAGACGCTTCAGACGAGGTCCCTGTGGAGGCCCCACCTCTGCCTCCCTCATCCTGCGACCCCCCCACGGAGGGGGACGAGCCCCCCAAGTCCCCCCCCAAGCTACCAGAGGGGGGGGACGAGGAAGAGCTGGGAGCTTTGCCTGACAACTGGGAGATGGCCTACACTGAGAAAGGAGAAGTCTACTTCATAGA tcacaACACTAAAACCACTTCATGGTTGGATCCTCGTCTTGCTAAGAGAGCCAAGCCACCTGAGGAGTGTAAAGAGGATg agCTCCCGTATGGCTGGGAGAAGATAGATGACCCCATCTACGGCAGCTACTACGTCGA CCACATCAACAGGAGAACCCAGTTTGAGAACCCGGTTCTAGAGGCCAAGAGGAGGATGGAACAGCAGCAGATGCAGAGTCAGGGTCTGTCTGCCTTACCACTGCCTAGCATATACagag AGAGACCCCCCTTCACTCGGGACCCCACCCAGCTGAAAGGGAACTTCCTGTCAACGGCACTGCAGAAGAGCAACATGGGCTTCGGCTTCACCATCATTGGAGGAGACGAGCCTGATGAGTTCCTGCAGGTGAAAAGTGTGATACCAGAGGGACCCGCTGCACAGGATGGCAAGATGGATACCG gtgaTGTCATTGTGTACATCAATGACATCTGCGTGCTGGGCACCACCCACGCTGACGTGGTCAAGCTGTTCCAGTCGGTGCCCATCGGGCAGAGTGTGACCCTGGTGCTGTGCCGGGGTTACCCCCTGCCCTTCGACCCCGAGGACCCCAACGCCGCGGCGGCCGCTGCCTCTATGACGCCCATCGGCCTGGAACATCGCCCCCTAGTGGTTAATGGCCGCGGGGGCTACAACCCCTACCTGGAGTACCTGTCGCTGAGCTCCCAATTGCCCCCGCAGGCCCTGGCCATGCCCCCCCCGCACCCTGGGGACACTCACCTGGACggctcctccctgccccccaccacTCCTGGCACAGGCCCCGCCCTCACCCCGCACGAGGACAATGTCTCCATGGCATCATCAGGGGCGACCGGGATGGCCGGCGGAGTCACAGGGCCGGGAGCAGAGCTGCTGACCGTTACCATGGTGAAGGGAGCTGAGGGGTTTGGGTTCACCATCGCCGACAGTCCAACTGGGCAGCGAGTGAAGCAG GTTCTGGAGCCTGGCTCCCAGGGTGCAATGGGGCTGATCGAGGGCGACCTGATTGTGGAGGTAAACCGTCAGACGGTGGCGGGGGCTGGACACGGCCGTGTGGTGGAGCTGCTGAAGGACTGTCCTGTCGGGGGAGAGGCTACGCTACTGGTGCAGAGAGCAG gaaaTGCATCTCCATGGAAGTCCAATCAG CTGTCAGAGTCGTGGGATCTTCAGGGGAGCCCCTCCCAGACCGGTCTGTCTGCCccacccctcctgccccctgggaCCCCGTCCCAGCCTCAGCACCGGTCCTCTGTCCCAGACTCCACCGAAGGCTTCGACCTCAACAAACCCGACCCTTATGACCTCTATGAGAAGTCCAGGGCCCTCTACGAGAGCCGTC GACCAGAATATCAGGATGTGGAAGTTCATCTCCTGAGAGAGAAGACCGGATTTGGGTTTCGCATCCTGGGCGGAGACGAGGCCGTGCAGGCTGTGAGTCCGGACGCACGTGACAAG ATTGTGATTGGTGCCATCATTGAGAACACGCCGGCCGAGAGGGACGGCAGGCTGCGCCCTGGTGATGAGCTCATCTCCGTGGACAAGATGGTCGTGGCCGGGAAACCGCACCGCTATGTGATCGACCTGATGCACGCCGCCGCCCGCAACGGCCAGGTCAGCCTGACGGTCAGGAGGAGGCTCCTCACCCCCG GAGAAGTGTGTCCGGTGAACGGCCGAAGCCCTGGCTCCGTGTCTACCCAGCACAGCTCCCCCCGCAGCGATCCCGCTTCCGGTGGCCCCATCACTCCCGGCAATGCCGCTCCCACTGGCCCCGCCCCGCCGGAGGGCTCCGCCCTGCAGACCAGTGACGTGGTCATCTATCGCAAGGAAACCGAAGGCTTTGGATTTGTCATCATCAGCTCGCTGAACCGTCCGGAAAACACAGCCGTCATCA ATGTGCCGCACAAGATTGGACGCATCATTGAGGGCAGTCCTGCTGACCGCTGTGGCAAGCTGAAGGTGGGCGACCGCATCCTGGCTGTCAACGGGCAGTCTATCATCAGCATGCCACACGCCGACATCGTCAAGCTGATCAAGGATGCTGGGCTGACCGTCACACTACATATCATACCTGAGGAAG ATCCCCATTCGGGACCTGGTTCAGAGAAACAGAGCCCCCTGACCCAGAAACACAGtccccagacccagcccagtcctgtagcccagcccagcccagctgtCCCCCCGCCCGCCTCAGCAACGGGCCAACCAGGACCACCGGCCCCCCAGCCAGGACCACCGGCCCCCCAGCCAGGACCACCGGCCCCCCAGCCAGGATCTCCAGCCCCTCAGCCCGGCCCAGCACCCACCCCGCCCGGCCAGCAACAGAGCCCGGTGAGCCAGCCCACtggaccccctcctccacagatcTACCTCCATGATGGCAG aTCAGAGGTGAAAGCAAGACAAGACGTTAAACCGGATATCCGCCAGCCCCCATTCACTGACTACCGGCAACCCCCAGTAGACTACCGCCATCCACCAGTAACAGACTACCGGCAACCGCCAACGTTGGACTACCggcaccctccccctctcctggacTACCGGCCACACCCGGCCACCGCCCAGTTTCCCATCGGACAGTTTCCTCCAGACTTCAGACCACAG CTCAGCGTGGTGCCACTGCAGGACTATGACTACTTCACTGTGGAGCTGGAGAAGAGTGCCAAAGGCTTTGGCTTCAGCATCCGTGGGGGGCGGGAGTACAAGATGGACCTGCTGGTGCTGCGTCTGGCTGAGGACGGGCCTGCCATCCGCAATGGCAGGATGAGG gtGGGGGACCAGATCATAGAGATTAATGGGGACAGCACCAGGGACATGACCCATGCTCGGGCCATTGAGCTGATCAAGGCTGGTGGCCGGAGGGTTAGGCTGCTCCTGAAGAGAGGCACAGGGCAGGTGCCTGAGTATG ACAGTGCCTCCATCAGGGATGCCCTTCCTCCAGCCCACCCTGCCCTGTCGGAAGTGACCCTTGACCCCCAGacgcccccccccttcccagcctCATCCAACCCAGCATCCGCCTCAGACCCCCCTCACCAGCTCTCTCTAGAAGCCCCTCTACGCATGGTGGGCCTGGCTCCACAGCAGACAGACCTTTGGTCCACAAGAGGGGGCCCAGGTGGCAGGTCCACCCAGCCAAGGTGCACAGTCCAGGGGCAGGAAACCTATCCGGTGCCTAGAGATGTTGAGGGGGGACACTGGCAGATGCAGCCCCGGCCCTTGAAAGCTGCCTGGGGAAGGTCCAtggaaaggagggatggagagaacagTAGCCCCGGGGGTGAGAAGGAGCAGGCACAAGCTGCCTGGCCCTGGGACCCATACCTGAATGTGAGCTTGAATGGAGCTGACCCTGGGCATCTGAAGGACAGGCCTGAGCCCAGAGGCCTGCAGCccagagtggaggagggggcactAGGTCACAGTGGGCTCTACTGCCACTCTCTGGGCCTGGAGGGTCCTGTGGATGGGAGTGCAGGTGCTCTAGGGCCCTGGGGCTCTCCTGGGCAGGACAGACCGGCCGGCACCCTCCGGTCCTGGACCTCCACAGTGAGCAGATAG
- the LOC124477310 gene encoding membrane-associated guanylate kinase, WW and PDZ domain-containing protein 2-like isoform X4, with translation MSKSLKKKNHWTNKVHEAVICRSKDGELGFELKGGAENGQFPYFGEVKQGKAAVQSGKLAQDELLLEVNDMPVAGLTIRDVLAVIKHCKDPVRFKCVKQGGVVDKDLRHYLNLRFSKGSLDHDHQQIIRDNLYLRTVPCTTRQPKEGEVRGVDYNFVSVERFMELEQSGALLESGTYEDNFYGTPKPPAEPSPAAPPLNVSEALLPGARPSAQGKRKRNQSVSNMEQRASLEPPPEEEEEEEGGGGGRGGPVVNGNGMAITPESSEHEDKSTDASDEVPVEAPPLPPSSCDPPTEGDEPPKSPPKLPEGGDEEELGALPDNWEMAYTEKGEVYFIDHNTKTTSWLDPRLAKRAKPPEECKEDELPYGWEKIDDPIYGSYYVDHINRRTQFENPVLEAKRRMEQQQMQSQGLSALPLPSIYRERPPFTRDPTQLKGNFLSTALQKSNMGFGFTIIGGDEPDEFLQVKSVIPEGPAAQDGKMDTGDVIVYINDICVLGTTHADVVKLFQSVPIGQSVTLVLCRGYPLPFDPEDPNAAAAAASMTPIGLEHRPLVVNGRGGYNPYLEYLSLSSQLPPQALAMPPPHPGDTHLDGSSLPPTTPGTGPALTPHEDNVSMASSGATGMAGGVTGPGAELLTVTMVKGAEGFGFTIADSPTGQRVKQVLEPGSQGAMGLIEGDLIVEVNRQTVAGAGHGRVVELLKDCPVGGEATLLVQRAGNASPWKSNQLSESWDLQGSPSQTGLSAPPLLPPGTPSQPQHRSSVPDSTEGFDLNKPDPYDLYEKSRALYESRRPEYQDVEVHLLREKTGFGFRILGGDEAVQAIVIGAIIENTPAERDGRLRPGDELISVDKMVVAGKPHRYVIDLMHAAARNGQVSLTVRRRLLTPGEVCPVNGRSPGSVSTQHSSPRSDPASGGPITPGNAAPTGPAPPEGSALQTSDVVIYRKETEGFGFVIISSLNRPENTAVINVPHKIGRIIEGSPADRCGKLKVGDRILAVNGQSIISMPHADIVKLIKDAGLTVTLHIIPEEDPHSGPGSEKQSPLTQKHSPQTQPSPVAQPSPAVPPPASATGQPGPPAPQPGPPAPQPGPPAPQPGSPAPQPGPAPTPPGQQQSPVSQPTGPPPPQIYLHDGSRSEVKARQDVKPDIRQPPFTDYRQPPVDYRHPPVTDYRQPPTLDYRHPPPLLDYRPHPATAQFPIGQFPPDFRPQLSVVPLQDYDYFTVELEKSAKGFGFSIRGGREYKMDLLVLRLAEDGPAIRNGRMRVGDQIIEINGDSTRDMTHARAIELIKAGGRRVRLLLKRGTGQVPEYGLVPSNLAMCMQDSASIRDALPPAHPALSEVTLDPQTPPPFPASSNPASASDPPHQLSLEAPLRMVGLAPQQTDLWSTRGGPGGRSTQPRCTVQGQETYPVPRDVEGGHWQMQPRPLKAAWGRSMERRDGENSSPGGEKEQAQAAWPWDPYLNVSLNGADPGHLKDRPEPRGLQPRVEEGALGHSGLYCHSLGLEGPVDGSAGALGPWGSPGQDRPAGTLRSWTSTVSR, from the exons gTACGACCAGACAGCCTAAGGAGGGGGAAGTTCGAGGGGTGGACTACAACTTTGTGAGTGTGGAGCGCTTTATGGAACTGGAGCAGAGTGGAGCACTTTTAGAGAGTGGAACATATGAAG ATAACTTCTACGGCACGCCCAAGCCCCCAGCAGAGCCCTCCCCAGCAGCCCCGCCCCTGAATGTGAGCGAGGCACTGCTGCCCGGAGCACGGCCCAGTGCCCAgggcaagaggaagaggaaccaGTCAGTCAGCAACATGGAGCAGAGGGCCAGTCTGGAACCTccacctgaggaggaggaggaggaggaggggggagggggcgggcgcGGAGGCCCTGTTGTCAACGGCAATGGCATGGCCATCACGCCTG AGTCGAGTGAACATGAGGACAAGAGCACAGACGCTTCAGACGAGGTCCCTGTGGAGGCCCCACCTCTGCCTCCCTCATCCTGCGACCCCCCCACGGAGGGGGACGAGCCCCCCAAGTCCCCCCCCAAGCTACCAGAGGGGGGGGACGAGGAAGAGCTGGGAGCTTTGCCTGACAACTGGGAGATGGCCTACACTGAGAAAGGAGAAGTCTACTTCATAGA tcacaACACTAAAACCACTTCATGGTTGGATCCTCGTCTTGCTAAGAGAGCCAAGCCACCTGAGGAGTGTAAAGAGGATg agCTCCCGTATGGCTGGGAGAAGATAGATGACCCCATCTACGGCAGCTACTACGTCGA CCACATCAACAGGAGAACCCAGTTTGAGAACCCGGTTCTAGAGGCCAAGAGGAGGATGGAACAGCAGCAGATGCAGAGTCAGGGTCTGTCTGCCTTACCACTGCCTAGCATATACagag AGAGACCCCCCTTCACTCGGGACCCCACCCAGCTGAAAGGGAACTTCCTGTCAACGGCACTGCAGAAGAGCAACATGGGCTTCGGCTTCACCATCATTGGAGGAGACGAGCCTGATGAGTTCCTGCAGGTGAAAAGTGTGATACCAGAGGGACCCGCTGCACAGGATGGCAAGATGGATACCG gtgaTGTCATTGTGTACATCAATGACATCTGCGTGCTGGGCACCACCCACGCTGACGTGGTCAAGCTGTTCCAGTCGGTGCCCATCGGGCAGAGTGTGACCCTGGTGCTGTGCCGGGGTTACCCCCTGCCCTTCGACCCCGAGGACCCCAACGCCGCGGCGGCCGCTGCCTCTATGACGCCCATCGGCCTGGAACATCGCCCCCTAGTGGTTAATGGCCGCGGGGGCTACAACCCCTACCTGGAGTACCTGTCGCTGAGCTCCCAATTGCCCCCGCAGGCCCTGGCCATGCCCCCCCCGCACCCTGGGGACACTCACCTGGACggctcctccctgccccccaccacTCCTGGCACAGGCCCCGCCCTCACCCCGCACGAGGACAATGTCTCCATGGCATCATCAGGGGCGACCGGGATGGCCGGCGGAGTCACAGGGCCGGGAGCAGAGCTGCTGACCGTTACCATGGTGAAGGGAGCTGAGGGGTTTGGGTTCACCATCGCCGACAGTCCAACTGGGCAGCGAGTGAAGCAG GTTCTGGAGCCTGGCTCCCAGGGTGCAATGGGGCTGATCGAGGGCGACCTGATTGTGGAGGTAAACCGTCAGACGGTGGCGGGGGCTGGACACGGCCGTGTGGTGGAGCTGCTGAAGGACTGTCCTGTCGGGGGAGAGGCTACGCTACTGGTGCAGAGAGCAG gaaaTGCATCTCCATGGAAGTCCAATCAG CTGTCAGAGTCGTGGGATCTTCAGGGGAGCCCCTCCCAGACCGGTCTGTCTGCCccacccctcctgccccctgggaCCCCGTCCCAGCCTCAGCACCGGTCCTCTGTCCCAGACTCCACCGAAGGCTTCGACCTCAACAAACCCGACCCTTATGACCTCTATGAGAAGTCCAGGGCCCTCTACGAGAGCCGTC GACCAGAATATCAGGATGTGGAAGTTCATCTCCTGAGAGAGAAGACCGGATTTGGGTTTCGCATCCTGGGCGGAGACGAGGCCGTGCAGGCT ATTGTGATTGGTGCCATCATTGAGAACACGCCGGCCGAGAGGGACGGCAGGCTGCGCCCTGGTGATGAGCTCATCTCCGTGGACAAGATGGTCGTGGCCGGGAAACCGCACCGCTATGTGATCGACCTGATGCACGCCGCCGCCCGCAACGGCCAGGTCAGCCTGACGGTCAGGAGGAGGCTCCTCACCCCCG GAGAAGTGTGTCCGGTGAACGGCCGAAGCCCTGGCTCCGTGTCTACCCAGCACAGCTCCCCCCGCAGCGATCCCGCTTCCGGTGGCCCCATCACTCCCGGCAATGCCGCTCCCACTGGCCCCGCCCCGCCGGAGGGCTCCGCCCTGCAGACCAGTGACGTGGTCATCTATCGCAAGGAAACCGAAGGCTTTGGATTTGTCATCATCAGCTCGCTGAACCGTCCGGAAAACACAGCCGTCATCA ATGTGCCGCACAAGATTGGACGCATCATTGAGGGCAGTCCTGCTGACCGCTGTGGCAAGCTGAAGGTGGGCGACCGCATCCTGGCTGTCAACGGGCAGTCTATCATCAGCATGCCACACGCCGACATCGTCAAGCTGATCAAGGATGCTGGGCTGACCGTCACACTACATATCATACCTGAGGAAG ATCCCCATTCGGGACCTGGTTCAGAGAAACAGAGCCCCCTGACCCAGAAACACAGtccccagacccagcccagtcctgtagcccagcccagcccagctgtCCCCCCGCCCGCCTCAGCAACGGGCCAACCAGGACCACCGGCCCCCCAGCCAGGACCACCGGCCCCCCAGCCAGGACCACCGGCCCCCCAGCCAGGATCTCCAGCCCCTCAGCCCGGCCCAGCACCCACCCCGCCCGGCCAGCAACAGAGCCCGGTGAGCCAGCCCACtggaccccctcctccacagatcTACCTCCATGATGGCAG tagaTCAGAGGTGAAAGCAAGACAAGACGTTAAACCGGATATCCGCCAGCCCCCATTCACTGACTACCGGCAACCCCCAGTAGACTACCGCCATCCACCAGTAACAGACTACCGGCAACCGCCAACGTTGGACTACCggcaccctccccctctcctggacTACCGGCCACACCCGGCCACCGCCCAGTTTCCCATCGGACAGTTTCCTCCAGACTTCAGACCACAG CTCAGCGTGGTGCCACTGCAGGACTATGACTACTTCACTGTGGAGCTGGAGAAGAGTGCCAAAGGCTTTGGCTTCAGCATCCGTGGGGGGCGGGAGTACAAGATGGACCTGCTGGTGCTGCGTCTGGCTGAGGACGGGCCTGCCATCCGCAATGGCAGGATGAGG gtGGGGGACCAGATCATAGAGATTAATGGGGACAGCACCAGGGACATGACCCATGCTCGGGCCATTGAGCTGATCAAGGCTGGTGGCCGGAGGGTTAGGCTGCTCCTGAAGAGAGGCACAGGGCAGGTGCCTGAGTATG GACTGGTACCGTCCAACCTGGCCATGTGCATGCAAG ACAGTGCCTCCATCAGGGATGCCCTTCCTCCAGCCCACCCTGCCCTGTCGGAAGTGACCCTTGACCCCCAGacgcccccccccttcccagcctCATCCAACCCAGCATCCGCCTCAGACCCCCCTCACCAGCTCTCTCTAGAAGCCCCTCTACGCATGGTGGGCCTGGCTCCACAGCAGACAGACCTTTGGTCCACAAGAGGGGGCCCAGGTGGCAGGTCCACCCAGCCAAGGTGCACAGTCCAGGGGCAGGAAACCTATCCGGTGCCTAGAGATGTTGAGGGGGGACACTGGCAGATGCAGCCCCGGCCCTTGAAAGCTGCCTGGGGAAGGTCCAtggaaaggagggatggagagaacagTAGCCCCGGGGGTGAGAAGGAGCAGGCACAAGCTGCCTGGCCCTGGGACCCATACCTGAATGTGAGCTTGAATGGAGCTGACCCTGGGCATCTGAAGGACAGGCCTGAGCCCAGAGGCCTGCAGCccagagtggaggagggggcactAGGTCACAGTGGGCTCTACTGCCACTCTCTGGGCCTGGAGGGTCCTGTGGATGGGAGTGCAGGTGCTCTAGGGCCCTGGGGCTCTCCTGGGCAGGACAGACCGGCCGGCACCCTCCGGTCCTGGACCTCCACAGTGAGCAGATAG